From the genome of Pungitius pungitius chromosome 20, fPunPun2.1, whole genome shotgun sequence:
TCTTATGATTACTAACACGTcataaaaaggaacaaacaatAGAGCTCATGACTAACATCCAGTATTCAaattcctccttctccttgtgtCACTTTCACAGGCCGGCGGAATGGGACGGGCAAGTCGCAGCAGAGTCGCAGTGGAAGTGATGTATGCGGGAGACAAATGcctccttaaggatgcagcgtAACGACTTTGAGACACTGCTACTGTGTGCAAAACATGGCAACCCCCGACAACGAAACTCAGTACCTGTGCCCGGCATCTATTGGGCGAGTATTTATTCTGGAGTTTAACACATAAAACCTCAACAGGAGGGTTTTAGAGTTCAGTGACAAATAGAGTTATTCTCAACCTCCGAGTTGCAGTTGTGACCGCAGCACCGATTGGTTAGTTTGATGTTAAAGTGGGAATTTACCTTGCCGGCTTCTCCAGATTACATAAGGGGGCACAAGGAAGCTGAAGAATGTAGACTACACAAGTGCTGTTTTAATTAGATATGTTAGAGCAAGTAGAAACAAAAGATGCTGACCTTATCAAACTCAATGAAAGCGTAACACAGGGAATCTCCACTTTTCCAGTCTCTGATGATCTCACAGCTatgcaaaacagaaaaacatgaggaataaataaaatcacacacacacacacacacacacacacacacacacacacacacacacacacacacacacacacacacacacacacacacacacacacacacacacacacacacacacacacacacacacctacctttGTATGGTTCCAAAGCGGGAGAAGATGATTTCCAAATCCTCGTCAGTGGTTACCGGATTCAGTTTGCACACAAACAGCACGTTCTCTGGAGGCCTCATATCAGCATCAGGGAGGTCGCCCACCTTGTGGAATGGATGACATAAGAAAGTGTATTAACTACTCAAATTGCAACTACGGCACAGCGTCAGTTGAAGACTGAggtcctctctcttctcctcaccATCTCCAGCAGGATGGCCTGAGTCTTGGCTTCTTTCTCCTTTAACCTCTCCTCCAACTCCTCAGCGGCTTTACCATCCGTATCATCGATAACTTCGTCAGCTCCAATTCTGCCGCTCTGCAGAGAAACAGTTGTAGTTATTGAGGCAGTGAATGCTGTTCTTACATTCACTATGGACATTTTTTCATGTTCATGTGGGCCATGGTGGCAcgtggagtagtgtgatgcgctgcgagacgcaaggttggtggtttgaatcccggctgctccatgtcgaagtgtccctgagcaagaaacctaacccctaattgctccccaggcaaaatgtaatgcataggTTATGATGtaatgtaagtggctttggataaaagcgtcagctaagtgacatgtaatgtaatgtctgcCTCATCCAGGTGAGGTTTCTGGCTCAAGGGTTGAATATTGGTTTGTGATTGGAAGTCAAGACAGGGATGTGGCATTATTTATGTCGGCAGTGAAGATAAAGTGAAATCTCTCATGGAATTTAATGAACAGAACCACGGCACCCACATCTAGCTGCTCTTTGGTGGGTTCAGGTGATCGATCTGGCACCGGCAAATCAGGAGGGTCATCGAGCGGGTCTTCCAGGACCACTGTGTGGTTTATCCTGCAGCAAAATGAAATTCTTGGGTCATGGCTGGAAAAATGTGGGAAGAATATTGCAAAGCTCTAGAGGGTAAAACACTCCCTCTGTCCCCATGCAAGGGATTTTGATTGTCTATACTTATGGTTCAAAATAGATCAAATAAACCCAACAGTTATTAGTGAATCAAGGTACGAACCAGACTTCTCTAACGTTACAACTCAAGTTCACCTGATATCCTGAAATGGAACAAAGTCCTTGTCAACGAAGGTCTCGTTGATTTTGTCCAAGATGTCCATGCCTTCTGTCACTTCTCCAAACACTGTGTGAACTCCATTCAGGTAGTCCAAGTTCTCACCCATGGTTATAAGAAACTGAAAACAAGAATATCAGAttacacacaccatgtaacaaaCCGAGCATTTGATCTGTAAGTTTGATATGATTTATGCTGCAAAATATTATGTACAACCAAGATTGAACTCTCCAGGAATTGTTATACACAGACATGATTCAATTAAGCAAtaaggctgtactttattgtccaattaTGTTCTGGGGTGCTTTTGGCAACCCTTCGAACTGTTACATAATTGAAGATAAAGTATTGCCTCAAGTACCATATTGGTACCATACAAGTCCCACACCATTTGAATGAATTTTGGCAGCTTGCAgggtaaaaaacaacacatctaTTTACCTGGGAGCCATGTTGATCATTTCCGTTGTTCACCATGGACACCGTCCCTTTCTTCCTGTGTTTGATGCGAGGCACTTTCTCTACATCAAAAAAACGGGCCTGGTCCCCATAgattttgctaaaaaaaaataagaaagaaagaaaaaaaaagaagaggagaaaagaaaattgtgACAGTGTTCAACTTCCAgcatcaaaaaaagaaagaacaccaTGCCATGGTGAGGATGACCCACCTGTAGATAGATTCTCCACCCCGGCCTGTCCCAGTAGGATCCCCAGTCTGCACAATGAAGTCTCTCTAAAAAGCAAACAATCACAGTGTTATAGCAGCTAAATTAAAGCTGAATGGACAAATAAGGAGAGCATTGTCCAAACTGTACTCTCCTTTGTTTTGACGGATTTAGGATTCTGTGACAATTTAATTATAACAAGAGATTGGAAGCTACACATTTTCCAGGGTGTAATTCAGAATCAAATGTGTGAACACTATGTGATGATGAAAGCAGTCAGtgataactaaaaaaaaaacaataatatcaataaaaatgtaaatctaaataagGTGTATGCAAACGACAGGTAATACTCAAGGGCAACGGTCtttgtgttgcttttctttGTGGCGGAGGTACTACGGGGGTgtcttcagaatcagaattgcatttgtctttaaatacacattaacacGTTTCCAACATATTGTAGCGAACAAATAAATTGATGCAGAATACGTTATCTTTCAGTGAGCAAAACACACATTGTGCTCCCCACAGGAGCTCTCTCAAGCTGGGCACCAGTTCCTTCACGGCACCTTTCATGCAACTACGTCAGCACAGGCACAAGCCAATCAGATCGCTTATATTCTCACGTCTAAAGAGCTAAAACAATAATAGATGGCGGACCAAACTCCGCAGAACAGGGGGTCCATGCTCCATCTCGCCATCAGTTTGGGGGACCTTGGGCTGAACAACGTCGAAGGCCCTGCTTTGTGGGGTGATGATAACTAGAACTACCTTTGTCACAGAAGTGGTCAAAGAGCCATTTAGTTTTACCTGGACGTTGTGGATGAGGCAATAGTTGTAGTACTTTATCTTGCATAGTTTCAGGAAGT
Proteins encoded in this window:
- the ppil4 gene encoding peptidyl-prolyl cis-trans isomerase-like 4, translating into MRSESGHSSREFRNESMAVLLETTLGDIVIDLFTEERPKTCLNFLKLCKIKYYNYCLIHNVQRDFIVQTGDPTGTGRGGESIYSKIYGDQARFFDVEKVPRIKHRKKGTVSMVNNGNDQHGSQFLITMGENLDYLNGVHTVFGEVTEGMDILDKINETFVDKDFVPFQDIRINHTVVLEDPLDDPPDLPVPDRSPEPTKEQLDSGRIGADEVIDDTDGKAAEELEERLKEKEAKTQAILLEMVGDLPDADMRPPENVLFVCKLNPVTTDEDLEIIFSRFGTIQSCEIIRDWKSGDSLCYAFIEFDKQEDCEKAYFKMDNVLIDDRRIHVDFSQSVAKIRWKGKGGKYTKDDFKAYEKDVENRSKFALKDQVKPKQDSKYELIIDEEEEAASHRHYEKKHKEKRHHHHSDDEDNRKSKDHKDDKERRRDKMTGRQRSKSRSRSKDRDHKHGRAGRDKGHGDRSRSGSSKRSNGGERSRYR